A region of Periplaneta americana isolate PAMFEO1 chromosome 16, P.americana_PAMFEO1_priV1, whole genome shotgun sequence DNA encodes the following proteins:
- the LOC138691609 gene encoding zinc finger protein 235-like has protein sequence MDVIKMEPEIDPLPIHSNDTEENKPLSEEGNLLDLHLTRIKEECVDDSYNHNPEIKFEEIILPNNFPGMKCEAEGDSFDLDKVRQQQKQEVSSEEDEVSTESITDNVEKCVPTLHAGHNNKPLLTEERPFKCDFPVSETNLMSCNPLISSNKNFYTSSTTGHLKVYKCDVCGKCVSNSGNLKKHMRIHSGDKTFKCDVCGKCISNRGNLKKHIRIHTGDKPFTCDVCGKRFSRSGQLTRHALLHTGERSLKCDVCGEHFSCLRSLAKHIRLHTGEKPFRCDVCAKCFSQSGHLKIHSRIHTRERPFKCDVCGKCFSDRVNLIVHTRIHTGEKPFKCDECGKCFSQSVQLKRHALLHTGEISLKCDVCEEYFSSSRSLARHTRVHAGDKPFKCDVCATCFTHLGRLKIHARIHTGERPFKCDVCEKGFSRAGHLKRHALSHTGERPFQCDVCGKRYSDSRNLKRHTDLHTGDRG, from the exons ATGGATGTGATAAAGATGGAGCCTGAAATCGACCCATTGCCGATACATTCAAACGATACAGAAGAAAACAAGCCCTTATCAGAG GAAGGGAATTTATTGGATCTGCACTTGACTAGGATAAAGGAGGAATGCGTGGACGACAGCTATAATCACAATCCAGAgataaaatttgaagaaattatattgcCAAATAATTTTCCCGGAATGAAGTGTGAAGCCGAG GGAGATTCCTTCGATCTGGACAAAGTTCGGCAACAGCAGAAACAGGAAGTATCTTCAGAGGAGGATGAGGTGTCGACTGAGAG CATAACGGACAATGTTGAGAAGTGTGTGCCAACACTACATGCTGGACACAACAACAAACCCTTACTTACGGAGGAAAGACCATTCAAATGTGATTTCCCAGTATCAGAAACTAACTTAATGTCATGTAATCCTTTAATATCAAGCAACAAAAATTTCTACACATCTTCAACAACTGGGCATTTAAAAGTatacaaatgtgatgtttgtggaaagtgtgtCTCTAATAGCGGAAATCTAAAAAAGCACATGCGGATACATAGTGGGGACAaaactttcaaatgtgatgtctgtGGGAAGTGTATCTCTAATAGGGGAAATCTAAAAAAGCACATACGCATTCACACTGGGGACAAGCCTTTCacatgtgatgtgtgtggaaaacGTTTTTCACGATCAGGACAACTAACAAGACACGCTCTTCTTCACACAGGCGAGAGATCATTGAAATGCGATGTATGTGGAGAACATTTTTCTTGTTTGAGAAGTCTTGCAAAACATATTCGCCTACACACAGGGGAAAAGCCATTTAGATGTGACGTGTGTGCCAAGTGTTTCTCGCAATCAGGACATCTAAAAATTCACTCCCGCATACATACACGCGAGAgaccattcaaatgtgatgtctGTGGGAAGTGTTTCTCTGATAGGGTAAATTTAATTGTACACACCCGcatacacacaggggagaagcctttcaaatgcgatgagtgtggaaaatgtttctcccAATCGGTACAATTAAAAAGACACGCCCTCCTACACACAGGGGAGATATCATTGAAGTGCGATGTGTGTGAAGAGTATTTTTCCTCTTCCAGAAGTCTTGCAAGGCATACTCGCGTACATGCAGGGGacaagccattcaaatgcgatgtgtgtgCAACATGTTTCACACATTTAGGGCGTCTAAAAATTCACGCCCGCATACATACTGGCGAGAGACCATTCAAGTGTGATGTCTGTGAAAAGGGATTCTCACGAGCAGGACATCTAAAAAGACACGCTCTCTCCCACACAGGCGAGAGGCCATTTCaatgcgatgtgtgtggaaagaGATATTCCGATTCGAGAAATCTTAAAAGACATACAGACTTACACACAGGGGACAGAGGATAA